The Shewanella japonica genome has a window encoding:
- a CDS encoding ABC transporter substrate-binding protein — translation MQRNISLSSFKWLISLFGLLALMSITPLYAEPQVNLLALIEGTEEKPVTPVQLQTDLSELTSNTASSHVANDTLNFKSLTWLESEFQPSTLSIEQQKRELLWFRDTAAPFKGKTIRVISERIKTHQYESNVLAKAFYDITGIHVIHELTNEDDVIKKLSAQLMTGQRLYDAYISDSDLIGSHFRQQNIKSVTELMNDHAAKYTLPTLALNDFIGLAFTTGPDGKIYQLPDQQFANLYWYRSDWFADPTYQALFESKYGYKLGVPQNWQAYEDIANFFTHDIHSIDGVKVYGHMDYGKSDPSLGWRMSDAWLSMAGVGDKGLPNGLPVDEWGIRVEDCHPVGASIERGGALNSPAAIYAVEKYKDWLIEYAPPEAQQLTFSESGDWAAKGNIAQQIFWYTAFVSDFTQAGLPVMNQDGTPKWRVAPSPVGQYWQQGMKSGYQDTGAWTFLNHTPKEQQLAAWLYAQFVVSKTVSLRKTIVGSTPIRQSDIDSDYMTDKAKYLGGLVEFYRSQARNVWTPTGTNVPDYPGMAGYWWQAVSHILTGEVSVAQGMNNLAEKIDEHLIKLQSSKMTCGPKVNPKVSPSFWLNQTGSPKPVKETSVKGKTLPFEEAINVW, via the coding sequence ATGCAAAGAAACATTTCTCTATCCTCCTTTAAATGGTTAATTAGCCTGTTTGGTTTATTAGCTCTGATGTCAATTACCCCTTTGTATGCTGAGCCTCAAGTAAACCTATTAGCGTTAATTGAGGGGACAGAAGAAAAACCTGTTACCCCTGTTCAACTTCAGACTGACTTATCTGAGCTAACAAGCAATACTGCCAGTAGTCATGTTGCAAATGATACGCTGAACTTTAAATCTCTCACTTGGCTCGAATCTGAGTTTCAACCATCAACATTATCAATCGAACAGCAAAAACGAGAATTATTGTGGTTTAGAGATACTGCTGCGCCGTTTAAGGGCAAGACAATACGTGTCATCTCAGAACGTATTAAAACTCATCAATATGAATCTAACGTATTAGCAAAAGCGTTTTATGACATTACGGGTATTCATGTCATCCATGAGTTAACTAATGAAGATGATGTGATTAAGAAGCTATCTGCTCAGCTAATGACTGGTCAGCGTCTGTATGATGCCTATATTAGTGACAGTGATTTAATTGGTAGTCATTTCCGACAGCAAAATATTAAGTCTGTTACTGAATTAATGAACGATCACGCTGCGAAGTATACTCTGCCGACTCTTGCACTGAATGATTTCATTGGGCTGGCATTTACCACAGGCCCTGATGGTAAAATTTATCAATTACCAGATCAGCAGTTTGCCAACTTATATTGGTACCGCAGTGACTGGTTTGCAGATCCAACTTATCAAGCATTATTCGAATCCAAATACGGTTATAAATTGGGTGTTCCACAAAATTGGCAGGCCTATGAAGATATTGCTAATTTTTTTACCCATGATATTCATTCTATTGATGGAGTGAAGGTTTATGGCCACATGGATTACGGTAAATCAGATCCATCTCTAGGTTGGCGTATGTCGGATGCGTGGCTTTCTATGGCAGGGGTGGGTGATAAAGGCCTGCCTAATGGATTACCTGTGGATGAGTGGGGGATCAGAGTTGAAGATTGCCATCCAGTTGGTGCAAGTATTGAACGAGGTGGCGCCCTAAATAGCCCAGCAGCTATTTATGCGGTCGAAAAATACAAAGATTGGTTAATAGAGTATGCACCACCTGAAGCGCAGCAATTGACGTTTTCAGAATCTGGAGATTGGGCGGCAAAAGGCAATATTGCTCAACAAATATTTTGGTACACCGCATTTGTATCTGATTTCACCCAAGCTGGTTTACCTGTGATGAATCAAGATGGCACGCCCAAATGGCGAGTTGCACCATCACCGGTAGGGCAGTATTGGCAACAAGGTATGAAGTCTGGTTATCAAGATACCGGAGCTTGGACATTTTTAAATCATACACCAAAAGAGCAACAACTCGCGGCGTGGTTATATGCGCAATTTGTTGTATCTAAAACGGTATCATTAAGAAAAACAATTGTTGGGTCAACACCAATCCGTCAATCAGATATTGATTCTGATTATATGACTGATAAGGCAAAGTATTTAGGCGGGCTCGTTGAGTTTTATCGCAGTCAAGCACGCAATGTGTGGACTCCAACGGGAACCAATGTACCTGATTATCCTGGGATGGCAGGTTACTGGTGGCAAGCCGTAAGCCACATTTTGACGGGCGAAGTCAGCGTTGCCCAAGGCATGAATAACTTAGCTGAAAAAATTGATGAGCATCTTATTAAGCTCCAATCAAGCAAGATGACATGTGGTCCTAAAGTGAACCCTAAAGTTTCACCTTCTTTCTGGCTAAATCAAACAGGCTCCCCGAAACCAGTCAAGGAAACGTCAGTAAAAGGTAAAACCTTACCGTTTGAGGAGGCAATCAATGTTTGGTAG
- a CDS encoding substrate-binding periplasmic protein translates to MFGRKTWVLLSLLFCFPKWVEAEEITIYTYQHLPYAEQTDTTHKGMIIEIIDELFSRADIDYKIIFNPLKRGLTMTSRSQGVCVLPIDRTQQRESEFRWVGPILISRYGLFSAKDKSLPLITLQDAKSYSIGTFLGSGIGEYLTSFEYQVQLTNDDNLNIKKLQRDRIQLWASEIISAKTIMDQSKVQLGEPELIFYTALRAMACNRELEESKHDALVEALNSMYQDGFMVRINEAYGASL, encoded by the coding sequence ATGTTTGGTAGAAAAACATGGGTTTTACTTTCATTATTGTTCTGTTTTCCTAAATGGGTCGAGGCAGAAGAGATTACCATTTATACCTATCAACACTTACCTTATGCAGAGCAAACCGATACTACTCATAAAGGTATGATTATAGAAATCATTGATGAATTATTCTCTCGGGCAGATATTGACTATAAGATTATTTTTAATCCTTTGAAAAGAGGATTGACCATGACGTCACGCAGCCAAGGTGTTTGTGTGTTACCCATTGATAGAACCCAGCAAAGAGAGAGTGAGTTTCGCTGGGTAGGACCAATATTAATTTCACGTTACGGTTTGTTTAGTGCCAAGGATAAATCCTTACCATTAATTACCTTACAAGATGCAAAATCCTATTCAATTGGCACCTTTTTAGGAAGTGGGATTGGAGAATACTTAACGTCTTTTGAATATCAAGTACAGCTGACCAACGATGATAATCTCAATATTAAAAAGCTACAAAGAGATAGGATTCAACTTTGGGCATCTGAAATCATTAGTGCCAAAACCATTATGGATCAATCTAAAGTGCAATTGGGTGAGCCTGAATTGATTTTTTATACTGCACTGAGAGCTATGGCGTGTAATCGAGAGTTAGAAGAGTCAAAGCATGATGCATTAGTTGAGGCACTGAATTCAATGTATCAAGATGGTTTTATGGTGAGGATTAATGAAGCCTACGGTGCTTCCTTGTAG
- a CDS encoding D-alanine--D-alanine ligase: protein MTTFNVLLICGGGSAEHDVSVLSANFFESSLLQSNKINLLRVELDSNGHYFDSEGNSCELTNRREVRFDNDVKTPWTVDYVIPCIHGFPGETGDIQSYFNLIQLPYFGCESEASSNCFNKITAKMWFSALGIPNTPYIFLNDYNQSAIEQTQAALSKWGSVFVKAASQGSSVGCYKVDSQEQIAQVLKDAFSFAPSVVVEKTIIARELEVAVYEYLGKVIATLPGEIICADNTFYTFDEKYNASSKARTDVVAGNLSQQNIDKIREYALKAFTGMKLRHLSRIDFFLTDDGEILLNEINTFPGSTPISMFPKMMQNHGENFTDYLVDNIETQLTSLNTIR, encoded by the coding sequence ATGACGACTTTTAACGTTCTCCTTATTTGCGGTGGTGGCAGCGCTGAACATGATGTATCTGTGCTATCGGCTAACTTTTTTGAATCGTCATTATTGCAATCTAATAAAATCAATCTGCTAAGAGTTGAGTTAGATAGCAACGGTCATTATTTTGATAGTGAAGGTAATAGTTGTGAATTAACTAATCGGCGTGAAGTACGATTTGATAATGATGTCAAAACGCCATGGACAGTGGATTACGTCATTCCTTGTATTCATGGTTTCCCTGGTGAAACTGGCGATATTCAATCTTATTTTAACTTAATTCAATTACCTTACTTTGGTTGTGAGTCAGAAGCATCGAGTAATTGTTTTAATAAAATCACCGCCAAAATGTGGTTTAGTGCACTGGGCATCCCGAACACGCCTTACATTTTTTTGAATGACTATAATCAATCAGCTATTGAGCAAACCCAAGCAGCACTATCTAAATGGGGCTCAGTGTTTGTAAAAGCAGCTTCCCAAGGCTCATCTGTTGGGTGCTACAAAGTCGATAGCCAAGAGCAAATAGCACAAGTGTTAAAAGATGCATTTAGTTTTGCACCTTCAGTTGTGGTTGAAAAAACCATCATAGCGCGCGAGTTAGAAGTCGCAGTATATGAATATCTAGGTAAAGTCATCGCCACGTTACCAGGCGAAATTATTTGCGCCGACAATACTTTTTATACTTTCGATGAAAAATACAATGCTTCAAGCAAAGCTCGAACTGATGTAGTTGCAGGAAATTTATCACAACAAAATATCGATAAGATCAGAGAATACGCCTTAAAAGCATTTACAGGTATGAAGTTACGTCATTTGTCGAGAATTGACTTCTTCTTAACTGATGACGGTGAAATTTTATTAAATGAAATTAATACCTTCCCTGGTTCTACACCCATCTCAATGTTTCCAAAAATGATGCAAAATCATGGTGAAAATTTTACCGACTATCTCGTTGATAATATTGAAACGCAGTTAACATCTCTTAATACCATTCGTTAA
- a CDS encoding acyltransferase family protein, whose product METNAATPKVNPAEKKGFLNSINHFRGIAIIFIVMAHCYRPAGWQLETLADKAWFNLMMNGTVFFVFISGFLFHHVFYHRWDYKKYMKSKTKFVFVPYLLLSLPWIIWHITAGTDPALHVLYADIDKPAVAASWYVITGRTLTAYWYIPMGMMLFALSPWVMHLIKRQHLLIVAIPLFIIAMIIHRPESNLNAIQSLFYFLPVYLFGVWGSAHRDKLFPFIDKYWLVMLVIAILLAVGQAYWFGAGVLNKAAFEFTVPDLMLPQKILLTLVILAILNKFEHISIKPLQKLAEVSFAIYFIHPWLTTPWWMIYESPDLFGFNGQGNILTTLIVTMGVIFISYFIAVALKKVLSKKSRYLIGW is encoded by the coding sequence ATGGAAACTAATGCTGCAACACCTAAGGTTAACCCTGCGGAGAAAAAAGGCTTTTTAAACAGCATTAATCATTTTCGCGGGATTGCGATTATTTTTATTGTGATGGCACATTGTTACCGCCCCGCTGGTTGGCAATTAGAGACTTTAGCGGATAAAGCATGGTTCAACTTAATGATGAATGGCACAGTCTTTTTTGTCTTTATCTCAGGCTTTTTGTTTCATCACGTGTTTTACCATCGCTGGGACTATAAAAAATACATGAAGAGCAAGACCAAGTTTGTATTTGTTCCTTATCTACTTTTATCTTTACCTTGGATTATTTGGCACATAACTGCAGGAACAGATCCTGCTTTGCATGTTTTATATGCCGATATAGACAAACCTGCCGTAGCTGCAAGTTGGTACGTTATAACAGGCAGAACGTTAACTGCTTATTGGTATATCCCTATGGGAATGATGCTATTTGCGCTTTCACCTTGGGTGATGCATTTGATTAAACGTCAGCATTTGTTAATCGTCGCGATTCCCCTCTTTATTATTGCGATGATTATTCATCGACCCGAATCCAACCTTAATGCAATTCAGTCGTTGTTTTACTTTTTACCTGTATATCTGTTTGGTGTTTGGGGATCGGCACACCGAGATAAGCTATTTCCATTTATCGATAAATACTGGTTAGTGATGTTGGTAATAGCCATCTTGCTTGCTGTCGGTCAAGCCTACTGGTTTGGCGCTGGGGTATTAAATAAAGCTGCGTTTGAGTTCACTGTGCCGGACTTAATGTTGCCGCAAAAAATACTACTTACTTTGGTCATTTTGGCGATTTTAAATAAATTTGAACATATCAGTATTAAGCCACTGCAAAAACTCGCCGAAGTTAGTTTTGCGATTTACTTTATTCACCCTTGGCTCACAACACCTTGGTGGATGATTTACGAAAGTCCCGACTTATTTGGTTTTAATGGACAAGGAAACATTCTCACAACATTGATTGTGACCATGGGAGTTATCTTCATTTCTTATTTTATTGCTGTTGCCCTTAAAAAGGTGCTCAGCAAAAAAAGTCGTTATTTAATTGGATGGTAA
- a CDS encoding GntR family transcriptional regulator, producing MTFFNEHPITAADKTFFELRKDIVEGEIAAGSKLSETELSTNYQVSRAVIREAINRLESCHLVERKANVGARVVALSPEGLLELYQVRESLEGMAARLAAKNMTDAEIADLNGLLNHHFDEVQSGESYYQEAGDVDFHYRIILGSKNKHLISVLIDGMYHLIRMYRVQLGMAGPRVTTAFDEHKHIVKAIGNRDEELAEMLMRRHIMYSKANIENKLDNDKQNNR from the coding sequence ATGACATTTTTCAACGAACACCCCATTACCGCAGCGGACAAAACTTTTTTTGAATTAAGAAAGGATATTGTTGAAGGTGAAATTGCTGCAGGCTCAAAGCTGAGTGAAACAGAATTGTCGACAAACTATCAAGTAAGCCGAGCTGTCATTCGTGAAGCGATTAATCGCTTAGAGTCATGTCATTTGGTTGAACGAAAAGCCAATGTAGGGGCTCGAGTTGTTGCGTTGTCGCCAGAAGGATTACTTGAACTGTATCAAGTTCGTGAATCGCTTGAAGGAATGGCTGCAAGACTTGCCGCAAAAAACATGACTGACGCAGAAATTGCCGACTTGAATGGTTTACTAAATCATCATTTCGACGAAGTTCAATCAGGCGAGTCTTATTACCAAGAAGCGGGAGACGTGGATTTCCACTATCGCATCATTCTAGGTAGCAAAAACAAGCATCTTATTTCAGTACTGATTGATGGTATGTACCACCTTATTCGTATGTATCGAGTGCAATTAGGCATGGCTGGGCCACGGGTGACAACAGCATTTGATGAGCATAAACATATCGTTAAAGCCATTGGCAACCGTGATGAAGAATTAGCTGAAATGCTGATGCGCCGACACATTATGTATTCAAAAGCCAATATCGAAAATAAGCTCGATAACGACAAGCAAAACAATCGCTAG
- the prpB gene encoding methylisocitrate lyase has product MSAGKKFRQALVDNKPLQIVGTINAYAAMMAKQIGHQAIYLSGGGVANASYGLPDLGMTSLNDVIVDVQRITSACDLPLMVDIDTGWGGAFNIAKTIRDMEKAGAAAVHMEDQVAQKRCGHRPNKEIVSTEEMVDRIKAAVDARTDPDFFIMARTDSFAQEGLEAAIERAKAYVAAGADGIFAEAVKTEAHYRAFSEALDVPILANITEFGQTELWNKEQLGEWGADMVLYPLSAFRAMNKAAETVYSVILTDGDQKAVVDTMQTRMDLYDYLGYHDYEQKLDSLFAEGKNK; this is encoded by the coding sequence ATGAGTGCTGGTAAAAAGTTCCGTCAAGCTTTAGTTGACAATAAACCATTACAAATCGTCGGTACCATTAATGCTTATGCTGCCATGATGGCAAAACAAATTGGTCATCAGGCTATTTACCTATCTGGTGGCGGGGTTGCTAATGCATCATACGGTTTACCGGATTTAGGCATGACATCATTAAATGATGTGATAGTTGACGTACAACGAATCACCTCTGCGTGTGATTTACCTTTAATGGTCGACATCGATACGGGATGGGGTGGTGCATTTAATATTGCGAAAACTATCCGTGATATGGAGAAAGCTGGCGCTGCAGCCGTGCATATGGAAGACCAAGTGGCTCAAAAGCGCTGTGGTCATCGTCCAAATAAAGAGATTGTATCAACTGAAGAAATGGTCGACCGAATCAAGGCGGCAGTCGATGCTAGAACCGACCCAGATTTTTTCATCATGGCACGCACAGACTCGTTTGCCCAAGAGGGATTAGAGGCGGCGATTGAACGCGCAAAGGCTTATGTAGCAGCAGGCGCGGACGGTATTTTTGCTGAAGCGGTTAAGACCGAAGCGCATTATCGTGCTTTTTCTGAAGCACTAGATGTGCCTATTTTGGCCAATATTACTGAATTTGGCCAAACAGAACTGTGGAATAAAGAGCAATTAGGCGAATGGGGCGCAGACATGGTGCTTTATCCATTAAGTGCATTCAGAGCGATGAATAAAGCAGCTGAAACAGTTTATAGCGTTATTTTGACTGATGGCGATCAGAAAGCGGTTGTCGACACGATGCAGACTCGTATGGATTTATACGATTACTTGGGTTATCACGATTACGAGCAAAAGTTAGATAGCTTATTTGCTGAAGGTAAAAACAAGTAA
- the prpC gene encoding bifunctional 2-methylcitrate synthase/citrate synthase codes for MVDKKLSGAGLRGQSAGETALCTVGKSGSGLTYCGYDVADLSENATFEEVAYLLFNGELPTVDQLASYKAALMEQRDLPQALKEVLQRIPADAHPMDVMRTGCSFLGNLEPEADFSQQNTAANRLLAAFPAIMCYWYKFSHEGVEIDCVTDEDSIGGHFLKLLRGETPSEQHRKVMDVSLILYAEHEFNASTFTARVCASTLSDMFSCITGAIGTLRGPLHGGANEAAMDMIQKFTSPEDAKTQMAGMLERKEKIMGFGHAIYRTSDPRNVIIKAWSEKLAHEFGDTSLYDISVACEEFMWDTKKLFCNADFFHASAYHFMGIPTKLFTPIFVCSRLTGWAAHVMEQRSNNRIIRPSADYTGSEPRTVTPIAQR; via the coding sequence ATGGTAGACAAGAAATTAAGTGGCGCAGGACTTCGTGGCCAAAGCGCAGGTGAAACAGCATTATGCACCGTAGGTAAATCTGGTTCAGGGTTGACTTATTGCGGTTACGATGTTGCTGATTTATCTGAAAATGCCACTTTTGAGGAAGTCGCATATTTACTTTTTAACGGTGAATTACCTACGGTAGATCAATTAGCAAGTTACAAAGCGGCGTTAATGGAACAGCGTGATTTACCACAGGCGTTAAAAGAAGTATTGCAGCGTATTCCAGCCGATGCACACCCAATGGATGTTATGCGTACAGGCTGTTCATTCCTTGGTAATCTTGAACCGGAAGCTGACTTTAGCCAGCAAAACACTGCTGCAAATCGCTTGTTAGCAGCCTTTCCTGCAATCATGTGCTATTGGTACAAATTCAGCCATGAAGGCGTTGAGATTGACTGTGTCACTGATGAAGATTCAATTGGCGGTCACTTCTTAAAGTTATTACGTGGCGAGACACCTTCGGAGCAGCACCGTAAAGTGATGGACGTGTCGTTAATTCTTTATGCAGAGCATGAGTTTAATGCATCAACTTTCACAGCACGTGTTTGTGCGTCAACATTATCAGATATGTTCTCGTGTATCACAGGTGCAATTGGTACTTTACGTGGTCCACTGCATGGTGGAGCAAATGAAGCTGCAATGGATATGATCCAAAAGTTCACTTCGCCAGAAGATGCTAAAACACAAATGGCTGGCATGCTTGAACGTAAAGAAAAAATAATGGGCTTTGGCCATGCGATTTACCGCACGTCGGATCCACGTAATGTCATCATTAAAGCGTGGTCAGAAAAGTTAGCCCATGAATTTGGTGATACTAGCTTATATGATATTTCTGTTGCCTGTGAAGAGTTCATGTGGGACACCAAAAAGCTTTTTTGTAATGCAGATTTCTTCCACGCTTCAGCTTATCACTTCATGGGGATCCCAACGAAGTTATTCACGCCAATCTTTGTTTGTTCACGCCTAACAGGCTGGGCTGCACATGTGATGGAGCAACGTTCAAATAACCGTATTATTCGCCCAAGTGCTGATTATACTGGTTCAGAACCTCGCACTGTAACACCGATTGCACAAAGATAA
- the acnD gene encoding Fe/S-dependent 2-methylisocitrate dehydratase AcnD: MNTLYRKNLAGTQLDYFDTQAAVDAISPGAFAKLPYSSRVYAENLVRRCSPETLTDSLKQIIERKRDLDFPWYPARVVCHDILGQTALVDLAGLRDAIAEKGGDPSKLNPVVPTQLIVDHSLAVEHAGFEKDAFEKNRAIEDRRNDDRFHFINWTKTAFENIDVIQPGNGIMHQINLEKMSPVVQSREGVAFPDTLVGTDSHTPHVDALGVIAIGVGGLEAESVMLGRPSYMRLPDIVGVELIGERQPGITATDIVLAITEFLREQKVVSTYLEFYGEGAENLTLGDRATISNMTPEFGATAAMFYIDDKTLDYLRLTGRDAEQVELVETYAKANGLWADSLKHAEYERVLKFDISTVGRNIAGPSNPHRRVSTTDLAAKGISGEVENEAGLMPDGACIIAAITSCTNTSNPRNVIAAGLLARNANAKGLTRKPWVKTSLAPGSKAVQLYLEDANLLPELEALGFGIVGFACTTCNGMSGALDPVIQQEVIDRDLYATAVLSGNRNFDGRIHPYAKQAFLASPPLVVAYAIAGTIRFDIEKDVLGKDSAGNDIRLKDLWPSDAEIDEVIAKSVKPEQFRQVYEPMFDVKVEYGTGSAKIDPQYDWRPQSTYIRRPPYWEGALAGERTMKGMRPLAVLGDNITTDHLSPSNAIMLDSAAGAYLAKMGLPEVDFNSYATHRGDHLTAQRATFANPKLFNEMVTTIGKDGKPVVKQGSLARIEPEGQETRMWEAIETYMDRKQPLIIIAGADYGQGSSRDWAAKGVRLAGVEVIVAEGFERIHRTNLVGMGVLPLEFTQGDNRHTYHIDGTETYDVVGERTPGAALELIITRANGEQVTVAVKCRLDTAEEVSIYEAGGILQRFAKDFLEATH, from the coding sequence ATGAATACCTTATACAGAAAAAACCTTGCAGGCACCCAACTAGATTATTTTGATACTCAAGCTGCGGTAGATGCTATTTCCCCTGGTGCTTTTGCAAAACTACCTTACTCATCACGCGTTTATGCTGAAAATTTAGTAAGACGCTGCTCTCCTGAAACCTTAACAGATTCACTTAAACAAATTATTGAACGCAAGCGCGATTTAGATTTTCCTTGGTATCCTGCGCGTGTAGTTTGTCATGATATTTTAGGTCAAACTGCATTAGTGGATTTAGCAGGACTACGCGATGCAATTGCTGAAAAGGGTGGAGACCCATCCAAATTAAACCCTGTTGTGCCAACGCAGCTTATTGTGGATCACTCTTTGGCTGTCGAGCATGCAGGTTTTGAAAAAGATGCTTTTGAGAAAAATCGTGCTATTGAAGATCGACGTAATGACGATCGATTCCACTTTATTAACTGGACCAAAACGGCCTTTGAAAATATTGATGTTATTCAGCCAGGTAACGGCATTATGCATCAAATTAACCTTGAAAAAATGTCACCAGTTGTGCAATCCCGTGAAGGCGTTGCTTTTCCGGATACACTTGTTGGGACTGATAGTCATACACCGCATGTTGATGCATTAGGTGTTATTGCTATTGGTGTCGGTGGCTTAGAAGCTGAAAGCGTGATGCTGGGGCGTCCATCTTATATGCGTCTACCTGATATTGTGGGTGTCGAGCTTATTGGCGAGCGCCAACCCGGTATTACCGCAACTGACATTGTGCTGGCAATTACTGAGTTTTTACGTGAACAAAAAGTGGTCTCTACTTACCTTGAGTTTTATGGTGAAGGCGCTGAAAATCTCACACTAGGTGATCGCGCGACTATTTCAAACATGACGCCTGAGTTTGGCGCGACAGCCGCGATGTTCTATATCGACGATAAAACGCTCGACTATCTTAGATTAACTGGTCGTGACGCAGAGCAAGTTGAACTGGTTGAAACATATGCAAAAGCCAATGGCTTATGGGCTGATTCACTTAAACATGCTGAATATGAACGGGTTCTGAAATTTGATATTTCGACAGTCGGGCGTAATATCGCTGGGCCTTCAAACCCTCACCGCCGAGTCTCAACGACAGATCTTGCTGCAAAAGGTATCAGTGGCGAAGTCGAAAATGAAGCGGGTTTAATGCCTGATGGCGCTTGTATTATTGCAGCTATTACCAGCTGTACTAATACGTCTAACCCTCGTAATGTGATTGCAGCAGGCTTACTTGCTCGCAACGCCAATGCGAAAGGGCTAACGCGTAAACCTTGGGTGAAAACATCATTAGCTCCAGGCTCGAAAGCGGTGCAACTCTACCTTGAAGATGCCAATTTGTTGCCAGAACTTGAAGCGCTTGGTTTTGGTATTGTGGGTTTTGCTTGTACAACTTGTAACGGCATGAGTGGCGCACTTGACCCTGTTATCCAGCAAGAAGTGATTGACCGAGACCTATACGCAACAGCCGTATTATCTGGTAACCGCAACTTTGATGGCCGTATTCATCCCTATGCAAAACAAGCGTTTTTGGCATCGCCGCCGCTCGTTGTTGCTTATGCTATTGCTGGGACAATCCGGTTTGATATTGAGAAAGATGTGCTAGGAAAAGACAGCGCAGGTAATGATATTCGCCTGAAAGATTTATGGCCTTCAGATGCTGAAATTGATGAGGTTATTGCTAAAAGTGTTAAACCTGAACAGTTCCGTCAAGTCTATGAGCCAATGTTTGATGTCAAAGTTGAATATGGCACAGGCTCAGCAAAAATTGATCCGCAATATGATTGGCGCCCACAAAGTACTTATATTCGTCGTCCTCCCTATTGGGAAGGGGCATTAGCAGGTGAGCGCACCATGAAAGGAATGCGGCCATTAGCAGTACTTGGGGATAACATCACAACTGACCATTTATCACCTTCAAATGCCATTATGCTCGACAGTGCTGCAGGTGCATACCTTGCTAAAATGGGCCTACCTGAAGTTGACTTTAACTCTTATGCAACGCATCGAGGGGATCACCTTACTGCACAGCGTGCCACCTTTGCTAACCCTAAATTATTTAACGAAATGGTGACGACAATAGGCAAAGATGGCAAGCCTGTGGTTAAGCAGGGCTCACTGGCTCGTATTGAACCTGAAGGACAAGAGACTCGCATGTGGGAAGCAATTGAAACCTATATGGATCGTAAACAGCCGTTGATTATTATTGCTGGCGCTGATTACGGCCAAGGGTCTAGTCGTGACTGGGCGGCAAAAGGTGTGCGCCTTGCTGGAGTTGAAGTTATTGTTGCTGAAGGGTTTGAGCGTATTCATCGCACTAACTTAGTGGGCATGGGTGTATTACCACTTGAATTCACCCAAGGTGACAATCGTCATACTTATCACATTGATGGCACTGAAACCTATGATGTTGTTGGTGAGCGAACTCCTGGCGCTGCGCTTGAACTCATCATCACACGTGCCAATGGTGAGCAAGTGACTGTTGCTGTGAAGTGTCGTTTAGATACGGCTGAAGAAGTGTCTATTTACGAGGCGGGCGGGATATTACAACGCTTTGCTAAGGACTTCTTAGAGGCAACTCATTAA